A section of the Streptomyces sp. CG1 genome encodes:
- a CDS encoding alpha/beta fold hydrolase — translation MTSPVHHRTATVGGLEVFYREAGDRTAPTVLLLHGFPTSSHMFRHLIPALADRYHVIAPDHIGFGQSAMPAAQDFPYTFDALAEVTSGLLRHLGVERFAMYVQDYGAPIGWRLALQSPDSVTAIITQNGNAYEEGFVKPFWEGVFAYGKAPGPDTEAPMRGALTAEMTRWQYVTGVADPSLVSPDNWVHDQALLDRPGNDEIQLKLFRDYPANVDLYPRVHQYFRDSRVPLLAVWGANDEIFGPEGAKAFSQDLPDAEIHLLDSGHFALESHLETITGHIREFLARVLV, via the coding sequence ACCTCTCCAGTCCACCACCGCACCGCCACCGTCGGGGGCCTCGAGGTCTTCTACCGGGAGGCCGGCGACCGCACGGCACCCACCGTGCTGCTCCTGCACGGCTTCCCGACCAGCTCGCACATGTTCCGCCACCTGATCCCAGCCCTCGCCGACCGCTATCACGTGATCGCCCCCGACCACATCGGGTTCGGCCAGTCCGCCATGCCCGCCGCGCAGGACTTCCCGTACACCTTCGACGCCCTCGCCGAGGTCACCTCCGGCCTGCTCCGGCATCTGGGTGTCGAGCGGTTCGCGATGTACGTCCAGGACTACGGCGCCCCCATCGGCTGGCGGCTCGCCCTGCAGTCCCCTGACAGCGTCACCGCGATCATCACGCAGAACGGCAACGCCTACGAAGAGGGCTTCGTCAAACCCTTCTGGGAGGGTGTCTTCGCCTACGGCAAGGCCCCGGGACCGGACACCGAGGCTCCCATGCGCGGTGCCCTGACTGCCGAGATGACCCGGTGGCAGTACGTGACCGGAGTCGCCGACCCCAGCCTGGTCAGCCCCGACAACTGGGTCCACGACCAGGCGCTCCTGGACCGCCCCGGAAACGACGAGATCCAGCTCAAGCTCTTCCGCGACTACCCCGCCAACGTGGACCTCTACCCGCGGGTGCACCAGTACTTCCGCGACTCCCGGGTTCCGCTGCTGGCGGTCTGGGGAGCGAACGACGAGATCTTCGGCCCCGAGGGCGCCAAGGCGTTCAGCCAGGACCTGCCCGACGCGGAGATCCATCTGCTCGACTCCGGGCACTTCGCCCTGGAGAGCCACCTCGAGACCATCACAGGGCACATCCGCGAGTTCCTCGCCCGCGTCCTCGTATGA
- a CDS encoding DUF427 domain-containing protein — protein MGLSWQQGPLSAGAIGHFLTPHPLPERLLFAERLRRRMRARFNDTWIADSEDVALLHEPGRYPVAYFPRADLDAQALVASDKVTRHRDLGATAWYTVRAGDRSAERAAWEFTALPDHAAGLQGRTAFAWRAMDAFYEEDERILGHAADPYHRIDIRDTSRLLEVRLGSAVIARSEHPVVLFESGFAPRWYVPRADIDERRLRPVEGQTFCPYKGVCDYYDIGDVRRAAWSYRDAYREADRIDGLVSFEPDKAEVWLDGERLYLEPGQTVVPHGADRGLDVGEVTRR, from the coding sequence ATGGGACTGTCCTGGCAGCAAGGCCCCCTCTCCGCGGGCGCCATCGGACACTTCCTCACCCCTCACCCGCTGCCCGAGCGGCTCCTGTTCGCCGAGCGTCTGCGTCGCCGTATGCGGGCGCGGTTCAACGACACCTGGATCGCCGACAGCGAGGACGTCGCCCTCCTGCACGAGCCGGGCCGCTACCCGGTCGCCTACTTCCCCCGCGCGGACCTCGACGCGCAGGCCCTGGTCGCGAGCGACAAGGTCACCCGGCACCGGGATCTCGGTGCGACGGCCTGGTACACGGTGCGGGCCGGCGACCGCAGCGCCGAACGCGCCGCCTGGGAGTTCACCGCGCTCCCCGATCACGCCGCCGGCCTCCAGGGCCGTACCGCCTTCGCCTGGCGGGCCATGGACGCCTTCTACGAAGAAGACGAACGCATCCTCGGCCACGCCGCCGACCCGTACCACCGCATCGACATCCGCGACACCTCCCGCCTGCTGGAAGTCCGGCTCGGCAGCGCGGTGATCGCCCGGTCCGAGCACCCGGTGGTGCTCTTCGAGTCCGGCTTCGCCCCGCGCTGGTACGTGCCGCGCGCCGACATCGACGAGCGGAGGCTGCGCCCCGTCGAAGGGCAGACGTTCTGCCCCTACAAGGGTGTGTGCGACTACTACGACATCGGCGACGTGCGGCGCGCGGCCTGGTCGTACCGCGACGCCTACCGGGAGGCCGACCGGATCGACGGCCTGGTCTCGTTCGAACCGGACAAGGCCGAGGTCTGGCTCGACGGCGAGCGGCTGTACCTGGAGCCCGGGCAGACGGTCGTCCCGCACGGCGCCGACCGCGGGCTCGACGTCGGCGAGGTCACGCGCCGTTGA
- a CDS encoding HIT family protein, whose translation MNDDWRTDRIGTALRGENPTVLRQLDAGFAVIGDVQFLPGYSVLLVDEPGVQRLSDLPRARRLAFLSDMDRLGEAVERACLRLDLAFRRVNLEILGNTDPFLHAHVWPRFEWEPTELAGRPVWLYPADRWSDERFRLGPRHDGVRQAIGSELDRLGGVA comes from the coding sequence ATGAATGATGACTGGCGGACGGATCGGATCGGAACTGCTCTGCGGGGCGAGAACCCGACCGTGCTACGGCAGCTCGATGCGGGGTTCGCGGTGATCGGCGACGTGCAGTTCCTGCCGGGCTACTCGGTCCTGCTCGTGGACGAGCCAGGTGTGCAGCGGCTGTCCGACCTGCCCCGGGCCAGGCGGCTGGCGTTCCTGTCCGACATGGACCGGCTCGGCGAAGCCGTGGAGCGGGCCTGCCTGCGCCTGGACCTCGCATTCCGCCGGGTCAACCTGGAGATCCTCGGCAACACGGACCCGTTCCTGCACGCCCATGTCTGGCCCCGGTTCGAGTGGGAGCCGACCGAGTTGGCGGGGAGGCCCGTGTGGCTGTATCCGGCTGACCGGTGGAGCGATGAGCGGTTCAGGCTCGGGCCGCGGCACGACGGGGTGCGGCAGGCGATCGGGAGTGAGCTGGACCGGTTGGGTGGCGTGGCCTGA